A single genomic interval of Zingiber officinale cultivar Zhangliang chromosome 4A, Zo_v1.1, whole genome shotgun sequence harbors:
- the LOC121969176 gene encoding caffeoyl-CoA O-methyltransferase 4: MASESKDGEQHRHQEVGHKSLLQSDALYQYILETSVYPREPEPMKELRDITAKHPWNLMTTSADEGQFLGMLLKLINAKNTMEIGVYTGYSLLATALALPDDGKILAMDINRENFEIGLPVIQKAGVAHKIDFREGPALPVLDQLVEDAKNHGSFDFVFVDADKDNYINYHKRLLELVKVGGVIAYDNTLWNGSVVAPPDAPMRKYIRYYRDFVIELNKALAADERIEICQLPVGDGVTICRRVK; encoded by the exons ATGGCCTCGGAGTCCAAGGATGGAGAGCAGCACAGGCACCAGGAAGTTGGCCACAAGAGCCTCCTCCAGAGCGACGCCCTCTACCAA TACATTCTGGAGACGAGCGTGTACCCCCGCGAGCCCGAGCCGATGAAGGAGCTCCGAGATATCACCGCCAAGCATCCATG GAACTTGATGACGACTTCGGCGGACGAGGGGCAGTTCTTGGGGATGCTTCTGAAGCTCATCAACGCCAAGAACACGATGGAGATCGGCGTCTACACGGGCTACTCTCTGCTCGCCACCGCCCTCGCCCTCCCTGACGACGGCAAG ATCCTGGCGATGGACATCAACCGGGAGAACTTCGAGATCGGGCTGCCCGTCATCCAGAAGGCCGGCGTCGCCCACAAGATCGACTTCCGTGAAGGCCCCGCCCTCCCCGTCCTCGACCAATTGGTCGAAGAT GCGAAGAATCACGGGTCCTTTGACTTCGTGTTTGTGGACGCGGACAAGGACAACTACATCAACTACCACAAGCGGCTGCTGGAGCTGGTGAAGGTGGGCGGCGTGATCGCGTACGACAACACGCTGTGGAACGGGTCGGTGGTGGCGCCGCCGGACGCGCCGATGCGCAAGTACATCCGCTACTACCGCGACTTCGTCATCGAGCTCAACAAGGCGCTCGCCGCCGACGAGCGCATCGAGATCTGCCAGCTCCCCGTCGGCGATGGCGTCACCATCTGCCGTAGGGTCAAATGA